The nucleotide window GCCGCTGTTCCTTTCTCATCCCCGGCCCGAAACGTCACCACCTGAAGAATATCTCCCTTCTCAAAATTCGAGAGCAGGTCCATGATCAGCCGCTTCGCTATGCCCCTTTTCCGGAAGTCCGGATGAACGGCCAGAAAAGAAATTTCCTTCATTTCTCTGGAAAACAAAAGCATCGCCACAGCCATGCCGTCTTGTTCTTCCAGCAAAGCTTCCTTTTTCTCTGCCGCCATATGGACCGCATTCAAAAAATCAGTTTCCTCGTATCCGACAAAATCACCCTTTACCAGCTCCATCATCGACAATATCTGTATTTCATCTTCCGGCTTCACATATCTTATCACTTGTTTCTTCCTCTCTCTGCCATTCCCAGTTCATCCCTATCCTATGTCTTTCAACGACGCTATTTTTATCAATCGCATCTCCTGCGGAGCTCTTCCCTGCAGATTGGCAGCATAAATCCGCGTCAGTATTGATCTGCAAAAACCAATACTATTATTCTACCAGAGCCGCAGAAAAAATAACAGAAAAAAGCACGGGCAAATCTTTCCGTACGCCCATGCTCTGTTCTTTGTCTGTTTTCTCTGCTTAAATCAGGGTGTCAGCACTCTCTCAAGACCTTCAGTCTGTCCTGAATGCTCTTTTCAAATTCTTCATCCGTCATGGCCGGATCTCTCAATTCCCTGAACATCTGGCACGGCAGTTCGCTGCATTCTCCGCAGGATTTGTATTTGTGTCCGTTAACCGAACAGTCATATAATGGACAGACTTCCTTCCCGATAACAGGAACCCATGCCGCCTTTCCTTCTAAAGAATTACATCCGCCGCACGAACGCTCAAACTCGTCACATTCCTTACAAACTACTCCACATGGAGCGATTTCCTTATTCTCTGTCATGTAATCTTCTCCTTTTCTCATAACCGTATTTCTTCTTTTCATCTGTGTGTTCTTTGACCATCGGCCTAATCCGCTTTCAGGCGCCTTAAACCGACATTCACTGCATTCACCATCGTGTATGGAAATGACGCCTCCACATCTTGGGCAGGTATATCGTTCCGCCTGCAGGGATATTTCAGGCAGTGCTCCGGTTTCCCGCCGGCTTTTCCGGAACAGCCTCCGCAAGGTTTCTTATGATTACAGTATTTATAGCAGACCAGGCAGTTCATCCCGCAAGGGGCAAACAAGGCATCGTCTATTTCCCTCGGCATCTTCATCTTTCACAACCTCACACAAAATCATGGACGGCAGCTGCATTATTATCTTATCAAAGTATAGATGACAACAATATGGCATGTTAGTAAATTAATTTTTATCATAATACCGCTGTTTATAACTCTTGTATTTCATATTGTCCTTATTATTGGGTAAACCTGGCATTTATCACTAAAATATATCATAAGTTCGACCCTGCGGACCTTGTTTATTTATTGGAGATGTCGATTACATTTAATTAAGAAATAGTGTATAATAAATATGTCGATTAAAGTCGACTAATGTATAAAATATCATTCAGAGATTTCATAAAATAATTACTGCTGAAACATCTGTGAAATTGAAAGCAAAGGGGATTCTCATACAGATCAACATTCAAGGAATGATAAACCAACTTGGTTTACATAAAATAAAGGGAGGCAACAAGTATGAAAAAGAAACTTTTAGCGATTCTGCTCACTTCAAGCCTGATATTCTCCATATCAGCCTGCGGGCAGAAAAAAGAAAGCGCTGTCAAAGAGACCAGTTCTGCACCAGAAACGGAGACCACTACTACCCAGGCGCAGGAAACATCACCTGCAAAGCAAGAAAAAAAGGATTTTAACCCCAGTACAAATACCGGAATCAATTTCCGAGGGTATACTTTTTCAATTCCTTCGAATTGGATGGTCGGTGAATCCACTCTGGATACGGCAACCTTTTACCCCGAGACCGGCGATGCCTCAGCCATGCTCCAATTCCGCTGTCAAAGTTCTCCTGTCAGCACTTTCGAAGAGCTGAGCGATTATGAAGATGATTTCATAAATGGATTTTCCGGCGGCTTCGACAGTTTCAAAGCCGAGAAAACAGAAACCATAGTGATTGCCGGCGAAAAAGCTTTATTAATACCTTTCACAGCCGAATCTTCTGGATCTGACTGGAACGGAATGGTTTCTGTATTCGTATCTCATATGGCACAAAATATGTTCACTATCATGTATGTCTGCTCAGATAATACGCAATACAGTTATCTGGAAGACTGCAAAGAAATAATGGCTTCCGCCGTTATTGAGATTACAGAAACAACGGCAGCCGAATCCGAGACGCCCCCCGTTGAAACAACCGCCGAAATATCGTTGGAGCAAAAAAACGCATTGAAAAAGGCAAAAGACTATTTATCTTTCAGTGCCTTTTCTTATACCGGCTTGATACATCAGCTGGAATTCGAGGGATTTTCCACGGAAAATGCAACTTATGCCGCGGACAACTGTGGAGCAGACTGGAGCCAGCAGGCCGCGAAGAAAGCAAAAGATTATTTATCCTTCAGCGCTTTTTCCTACACCGGATTAATCGATCAGCTGGAATTTGAAGGATTTTCTACAGAAGAGGCAAACTCAGCTGTGGACAGCTGCGGAGCAGACTGGAATGAACAGGCTGCTAAAAAAGCTCAGGACTATTTGGATTATTCTTCGTTCTCCCGTCAGGGTTTAATCGATCAATTGGTCTTTGAAGGCTTCACCTCTGAACAGGCTGAATATGGTGCCACTGCTGTCGGTTATTAATTAATAACTTAAAACCGGCCTCTCACAACACAGGGACCGGTTAACATCACTCATCGAATCATTTTATATGGAAAAAGGAGAATCACTAAAATTGAAAAGGAGATTTTTATCCATCGCAGCTGTATTTATTTTAACCGCCGCTCTTACTGCATGCGGTGGAGACAACAAGAAACCAGAATCAACAACGGAAGTCAATAAAACTCCTGAAACACAGACAACTGCTGAGCAAAAATCAACTACCGAAGCTGTATCCACGTCTGAAGAATCTACCACGGTATCCGTTCCTGTTTCAGAAAGCAACGTTTCTCTGTCTGGTCTGGAACAGTATCTGCTTGACGCAGGCGTGCTGAGCGGTACCCGTACAGAAACAGCGGCAGAGATGATAGGGGCAGTATCCGGTTTTAAATATACCGATGCCGGTGCTGAAATCTACGAATTTGACGAAAACTCAGAAGATTATAAAAAGATGGTCGAAACTAATACGATTACCTTAGAGGATTTTGGAATAGCCTTATCTCCCGCTGCAATCAATGGAAAATTCGCACTGATTTTTTCAAACGAGGAAGAAGCGGATCAGGCTATCATTGATGCGTTCAATTCTTACGGAAAATAAATAATTTTATGGCCCTCGAAGATTTCATTTGCTATTTGAAAATTGGCAGGCTTCATCAATCCAGCCCATCAATCCCTCGTCAATTTTTTCTGGTTCCCGTATCACTACGTGATGCGTCCACCGGCTGCGGCAGGCTTCCGTTGCTGCCGCGATTCGGGGAGGCTGTTTTCGCAGCTGAGTCCAAAAGATACCAGCAGATATTCCTTCGAATATTTGGGCACTCTCTGGAAAGAAACCATTGCAAAAATATATTTATTTTTGAATGAAATTTGGGTCTTACTTACTTTAATAAAAACATCCGGATGCAACTCCATGAGCCTCTTTTTAAGTTCTGCATATACCGGAAGCATTGACTTCATTTTATCTTAAAAGAGCCGCTCGTCACTGGCCATTATCTTGTTTCCTCGTTTCTTTTTTCTTTATCCCGGTCAGTTCATAGCTCATTGCGATCAGGCTTTTGATCTCGTCTCCCGGCGCGCTGCCATCCAGCCGGACGCTTATCCATTTCTCTTTATTCATATGATACGCCGGATGAAAGCCCGGCTGCGTACGCAGGGAACCGATTAGAACCGGATCACATTTCACATTTAGAACATCGATCGTCTCTTCTCCGGACAGGCCCAGTTTGTCTCTGCCGACCTTCAGCACCACACCATACCACTTGCTGTTGTCTTTATGCCGCAGCACGGCATTCCAGTCCTTCCATGGATAATCAGGCTCCGTTCCATACTGCTGCTTTACATATTCAAATACCTCTTGTCTGTTCATATCAATCACCGTCCGTAAAGGAATCAAATGCCTCCAATGTAAACTTGTCCCTTTCTCCACTGAAAAATTTATCCAGCACGTTCTGAAATACCGGTTCATTGCTGACCAGAGAAAATAATGTCATAGATGATCTCAGTTTCCTGTCATCGGGATAGACCATAACGCTGCTGATATCATTGGTCTTAAGCTGCAGCAAAGCCGCTGAAATTTCCAAAAGCCTTGCTCTAAGCAGCGGATGTTCCATGTATGCCCGCGCCTCTTCCTTATCCTTTATCGCATAATACCTGGACATTTCGCTATTCCCCAGTCCCTGGATCTGAGGAAAGACATACCACATCCAGTGACTTCGCTTATGGCCGCTTTTAATCTCGGATAGCGCGGTATCATAATCCAATTCCTGCGCCTTTACAAATCTTTCCAAATTCGAAGTATCATGATTCTTCACATAAGTCACCTCCAGGTATTGATAAATTACTCTTTTAATATTTATCCAAGATACTCTTTTAAACGTCACCGTCTTTCCCCTTCTGTTAATTTTGACAACCTGACGGCAAAAACACTTAGTACATAAAAAATCAACCTGTTAGACTATTATCATGCATCACTCTTCTGTTAATTCTAACAGAATGTCTATAAAACTCATCATTTTGGAGCTCATTGATATCGCTGAACCATGCAGCGCACATTTTTCTGCCATTTGACCCCGCAAGGCTTCAACTGTATCTAAATTCAGGCTTAACCGTTCCCAACGTTTATACAGTTCTTCTACGTCAGCTCTTTTGATATTAGCCGCTTTCTCAAATTCTTTTTTACAGGTCAGAACCCAATTATCAAACCTTCTCTTATAATAGACCCAAGCATAAAAGTTTTGCAGGTTTGTCGTATCTGGTGCCTCCACATGACAATTAGGGCAAAGTAAAAACAAATTGGACGGCGTATCTTCTCCCCCCTTAGATTTAGCAAAAATATGCGCTCTGTCTAAAAAATGGTCATGATTCCACAGTGTTTTAATATTATCAGAATCAGCAGTAACATATGGAAGAGCTTCACACGCCCAACAAAATATTTCATCAGGAAAATCGGTTATCTTCACCGCTTCATCATCCGTCGTACAAGCCTCCCATAGCTTAACTTCAAAATTTTTTGTTATCGCTTTATCTTTCCAGTAATTATAAATCTCATATTTTTTTGTTTCCATTCCGATTCCTCTTTAGTAGGAGCATTCCTAATCATTGTTTCTGTCTTACCAGCAAACAAACCATCTCTACATATATGGAATGTTTGATAATGATGTCAAAAGGATACGGTTTCCCTTTGGCTGAAGTCATTTTTTCTGTTTATATATATTTTCATCACGTGTATAAAACAATCAGCGCAATAATATAGTGTTTAACTCTTTTTCTTTTATGAAATCCTCGTTGATTTCGGAACAAGTGTTTTTTATTTTAAAACACATTTCTAAGAGTGTTCCATCATTTTGACATTTATTTTTCCATATCGAAAAGTATATGTTTCTTATAACAAATATTACGAATGCATCTGGTGATAATATTCTATCTGCTCCAATCCGCAATTCATTATTATGACCAATATGTATATGTGATACATAATGAAAATTAGGATCATATAATTTTTCATCATAGTCATATCTTATTGGAAGAGCACAGTCGTTTAAAGAAGCTTCACAAACAATCTGCTCATACTCTTCAAGAAATGTACTACCACATTCTTTTTCAGATACATTAAACTCATTTTGCAAAAATTCATTATATGTAGGATATGTCCTAGGATTTTGGTAATATGCAAAGCGATATTGAACAATTGTTTCATCTCTTATTTCCAAACTAAATTGTAAAATTGAGTCATCAATCAATAAAATATCATAGTCATTATTCTTTATCGCCATATTATAAATCTCTAAATATTTATTACTATTTGAGACTGAAAAAAAATCACTTGAAAATTTTCTACTATCATAGATATTTTCAACACTGGTGTTTCTTTCTTTAAATAAATCAAATTTTCTCAATATATCAATGGATTTTAATAAAGATATTTTATACTTTGCTAAATTCAATTCTTTGTTTCTCCAAATTCTGC belongs to Qiania dongpingensis and includes:
- a CDS encoding GNAT family N-acetyltransferase, coding for MIRYVKPEDEIQILSMMELVKGDFVGYEETDFLNAVHMAAEKKEALLEEQDGMAVAMLLFSREMKEISFLAVHPDFRKRGIAKRLIMDLLSNFEKGDILQVVTFRAGDEKGTAARACYRACGFVDDEELTVFEYPCQKMILEI
- a CDS encoding HNH endonuclease → METKKYEIYNYWKDKAITKNFEVKLWEACTTDDEAVKITDFPDEIFCWACEALPYVTADSDNIKTLWNHDHFLDRAHIFAKSKGGEDTPSNLFLLCPNCHVEAPDTTNLQNFYAWVYYKRRFDNWVLTCKKEFEKAANIKRADVEELYKRWERLSLNLDTVEALRGQMAEKCALHGSAISMSSKMMSFIDILLELTEE
- a CDS encoding DUF2290 domain-containing protein, producing the protein MNLAKYKISLLKSIDILRKFDLFKERNTSVENIYDSRKFSSDFFSVSNSNKYLEIYNMAIKNNDYDILLIDDSILQFSLEIRDETIVQYRFAYYQNPRTYPTYNEFLQNEFNVSEKECGSTFLEEYEQIVCEASLNDCALPIRYDYDEKLYDPNFHYVSHIHIGHNNELRIGADRILSPDAFVIFVIRNIYFSIWKNKCQNDGTLLEMCFKIKNTCSEINEDFIKEKELNTILLR
- a CDS encoding DUF1810 domain-containing protein gives rise to the protein MKNHDTSNLERFVKAQELDYDTALSEIKSGHKRSHWMWYVFPQIQGLGNSEMSRYYAIKDKEEARAYMEHPLLRARLLEISAALLQLKTNDISSVMVYPDDRKLRSSMTLFSLVSNEPVFQNVLDKFFSGERDKFTLEAFDSFTDGD
- a CDS encoding Ltp family lipoprotein, producing MKKKLLAILLTSSLIFSISACGQKKESAVKETSSAPETETTTTQAQETSPAKQEKKDFNPSTNTGINFRGYTFSIPSNWMVGESTLDTATFYPETGDASAMLQFRCQSSPVSTFEELSDYEDDFINGFSGGFDSFKAEKTETIVIAGEKALLIPFTAESSGSDWNGMVSVFVSHMAQNMFTIMYVCSDNTQYSYLEDCKEIMASAVIEITETTAAESETPPVETTAEISLEQKNALKKAKDYLSFSAFSYTGLIHQLEFEGFSTENATYAADNCGADWSQQAAKKAKDYLSFSAFSYTGLIDQLEFEGFSTEEANSAVDSCGADWNEQAAKKAQDYLDYSSFSRQGLIDQLVFEGFTSEQAEYGATAVGY
- a CDS encoding DUF3795 domain-containing protein; translated protein: MTENKEIAPCGVVCKECDEFERSCGGCNSLEGKAAWVPVIGKEVCPLYDCSVNGHKYKSCGECSELPCQMFRELRDPAMTDEEFEKSIQDRLKVLREC
- a CDS encoding MmcQ/YjbR family DNA-binding protein; this encodes MNRQEVFEYVKQQYGTEPDYPWKDWNAVLRHKDNSKWYGVVLKVGRDKLGLSGEETIDVLNVKCDPVLIGSLRTQPGFHPAYHMNKEKWISVRLDGSAPGDEIKSLIAMSYELTGIKKKETRKQDNGQ